From Vibrio aerogenes, a single genomic window includes:
- a CDS encoding VC1380 family protein, which translates to MKASRLVQLLHSLTGDPEVVTGEAWLPERLVHAKQLDNYLFLEFDNAPEETQGEEEGRGFVEHEITLIREQIMQIFQEEASLHSKQEAILALILYAHERTSSEVVEMLGHFGENSPINDE; encoded by the coding sequence GTGAAAGCCTCCAGACTTGTGCAATTGCTTCACTCCCTGACCGGCGACCCGGAAGTGGTTACGGGTGAAGCATGGCTGCCGGAAAGACTGGTTCATGCAAAACAGCTGGATAATTACCTGTTTCTGGAATTTGACAATGCGCCGGAAGAGACTCAGGGTGAAGAAGAAGGCCGTGGATTTGTTGAGCATGAAATCACTCTGATCAGAGAACAGATTATGCAAATCTTTCAGGAAGAGGCTTCGCTGCACAGCAAACAGGAAGCAATTCTTGCTTTGATCTTGTATGCTCACGAACGAACCTCTTCTGAAGTTGTCGAAATGTTAGGTCATTTTGGCGAAAATTCGCCGATTAATGATGAATAA
- a CDS encoding tellurite resistance TerB family protein, translating to MLNAITSIFKELFDAQSSTSEEQPDLAIACLLTEVACADHHLAGEEKIARRQILQKVCQVSETAADALLHQADQLVRDSASLYDFTSQLRSLSHPKRYELIQAMWELAHTDGYIDPLEDAVIRKTAELLYVDHSEFIRAKISVSDNI from the coding sequence ATGTTGAATGCAATTACGTCTATTTTTAAAGAGCTGTTTGATGCTCAGTCATCAACCAGTGAAGAGCAGCCTGATCTGGCAATTGCCTGCCTGCTGACTGAAGTAGCCTGTGCTGATCATCACCTTGCCGGTGAAGAAAAAATTGCCCGCCGTCAGATCCTGCAAAAAGTCTGTCAGGTCAGTGAAACGGCTGCTGACGCACTGCTGCATCAGGCGGACCAATTAGTGCGCGATTCTGCCTCACTTTATGATTTTACCTCCCAGCTTCGTTCTCTGTCTCATCCGAAACGTTATGAACTGATTCAGGCGATGTGGGAACTGGCACATACAGATGGTTATATTGACCCGTTAGAAGATGCAGTCATCCGTAAAACGGCTGAGCTGCTGTATGTTGATCACAGTGAGTTTATTCGTGCGAAAATCAGCGTTTCGGATAATATTTAA